CAGAAACCATGCCGTTATAACCAAGTCCATTATCTCCCCAGCTCCCTTTGCTACGGACTCCCCACAAATTATCTTTAAAAATCACATCATCGATAGATAAGGTACGAAAGTTTGCGCTTCCCGCTAAGGCGTTAACACTGTTGCTACCATTCAATTGCCCCTTTTCTACTTCAACCGCCACAATAAAGTTAGGATCAATAAGTGAACCAAAGTCATTACTCGGCTGCATACCGTGAGTAAATTTACTCGGCGATATTCCGTAATAGCTTTGAGTGACACCATCCACCATCATGTTTACGCGTCCAAAGCCACTCAGCCCGCGAATATTCACGTTGATGGTTCCTTGGCTCGCATCCATTTGGGTATAGGTTCCAGGCATCGAGCGGATAATCTTATCCATGGATTGTAATTTATTCTCGGTGCCGACCGCGCTATAAGCCCCCGGTTTTTCCAATGCTTTGACCAACGGCGTTTGTTTTTGCGCACCCGACACTTTTAATTGGCTAAAATTAACCACATCATCTTTCTGCTTATTTGTCTGCTGTGTGTTTTCAGACAAAGCGAAGCCGTGGAAGCCAGCGGAAATAGTCCCAGCTACCATGATTATTATTTTATTATTCATTAAACCATTCCTGTAAACGTACTGATAAAACAGCCGCTCACATTGCAAACGCAGAATAAAAATAATGTCTGCGAATAGGATCAGCTGCCGTGTTAATAAACCGTACAGCTGATCCTTAATAGCCTTATTTTTGGCTAATTATTATGGGTAACACTATTTAAAATTTGGGAAATATTTCGCTTTATTTTCTAACATCAGAATAAAGCTATATTCTCTCGCAATATCATCTAAGGCATTAAAACGGCCGGATTTTCCACCGTGTCCGGCATTCATATTGGTTTCTAATAACAATAAAGAATTGCCTTGTTTCAGATCACGCAGTTTTGCCACCCATTTTGCAGGCTCCCAGTATTGTACTTGGGAATCATGCAGCCCAGTGGTGACCAAAATATGTGGATAATGTTGAGATTTGATATTGTCATACGGGCTATAGGCTTTAATTCGCCAGTAATCTTCCTCATTCTCTGGATTGCCCCACTCGTCATATTCCCCCGTAGTCAGTGGAATTGATGGGTCAAGCATGGTCGTCACCACATCAACAAACGGCACCGCAGAGACCACGCCTTCATACAGATCAGGTGCCATATTGACGACAGCCCCCATCAGTAAGCCACCAGCACTACCGCCCATGGCATAGACATGGCCTTTTTCCCCATAGCCTTGTGCTAATAACGCGTTAGTCACATCAATGAAGTCCGTAAAGGTGTTCATTTTATGGACTGTTTTGCCCTGAATATACCAATTTTTACCCAGATCCCCACCGCCACGAATATGGGCAATGGCATACACAAATCCACGATCAAGCAGAGATAAGCGAGAAGAACTAAATGACGGGTCGATACCATATCCATATGCACCGTAACCGTAAACCAGAAGTGGATTTTTACCTTGTTTGAAACTATCTTTGCGATAAACCAATGAAACCGGCACTTTCATCCCATCTTGGGCAGTGATCCAAATACGTTCGCTTTGATAATTCGCTTTATTGAAATCCTTCACTTCCTCTTGTTTTAATAGCTGTTTCTCTTGGGTCAGCATATTAATTTCATACACCGAGGATGGTGTTGTCATGGAGGAGTAGCCGTAGCGTAATTTATCGGTATCTGGCTCTGGGTTATTGCCAATCCACGCCATATAAGCTGGGTCATCAAAGCGCACAGAATGTTCTTTGTGAGTTAACCAACTAATTTGACGAATATTCACTAAGCCGTTTTGACGCTCTTCAATCACCAACCAGTTATTAAATAATGCAAAATCTTCAAGGTCGACATCATCACGAGGTGCGATAAAACTCACCCATGGTGCCGTTGCATTATCCGCAATATACAATCCAAATAATGGATGCTGATGATTAGAACGAATATAGAATTTGCCGTTAAAATGATCAGGGTAATATTCCACACCCGTTTTGCGCGGTTGTAGCACTATCGCATCACGTTCAGGTTGGTTAGCATCCAAAAGACGATACTCTGACGTTTCGGTACTGGTGATCCCAATCAGAATATAATCTTTGGAGGTGGATTTCGCTAAACTGACATAGTAAGTATCATCTTTCTCTTCATACACCAATTTATCGGCGGATTGTGCTGTTCCATATTGGTGCTTAACCACTTGATAAGGCAGCAGGGTTTGTTTGTCTTTATTAACATAAAATAGTGTGCGGTTGTCATTTGCCCACACAATATTGCCTGAAGTGTTTGTCAGGATATTTTCTTGCCACTTAGCCTCATCAACCTTACGGAACGAAACCGCATAATCATTACGACCTTGACGGTCTTCAGCAATCGCGATCGTGGTGTTATCTGGGGAAATGGCTAGCGCCCCCATCCGGTAATATTCAGTCCCTTCCGCACGTTGGTTACCATCAACTAACACTGTCCATTCGCCATCACTATTAATTGGGCGTCTTTCATAAATGGAATAGTTTTTACCGGCGACAACGCGAGAACGGTATGTATAGCCATTGTAATTGTATGGCACCGATTCATCATCTTGCTTTACGCGAGATAATAATTCGTCGTAAATTTCCTGTTTTAATGGCTCGCCCAATTCAAGCTGCTGCGTGGCATACGTATTTTCTTGATTCAGATATTCAAGAATTTCCGGTGCTTCACGGTTATCGTCTCTTAACCAATAATAGTTATCAACGCGCTGATCCCCGTGGATAGTCATGGTATGGGGCTGTTTTTTCGCTATTGGTGCTAGCATTTTGTCCTCCGCAGCACTGCTGGCTGCATATAACCCAAGTAGTGTGATCACACAATAAGTAGTGATTCTATTACGCATAGTGAGTCCAATCTATTTATCATTAAGAGTAAAATCAATAGGTAACCTGACTGTTATCCGTCCATTCTTGAGAATTTCTGCAGGTGGTACGGGTAACGGTGCCGCGCGAGATAACACCTGCTGCGCTTCTTTATCTAAAGAGCGTGTGCCTGATGAGTTCACTAAACTGCTATCAAGTAAAAAACCTTGGCTATCTACCGTAAACATCACCACCGGTTTACCTATGCGGTTACGCCTTCCCGCATCTTCAGGGTAACGTTTATATTTATTTAATTTTCCAAGCACCATCGCTTCCCACTGTTTTTGTAGGCTATCAAGGGCTTCTGACTGACTATTGAGTTGTGCAGCAATTTGCTGGCTTTGAACAAGTGCAGCTGCATCGCTGGTCACTGGCGCATCGCTGGCTTTCGAATCTGTAGTTTGCACCTTCTTCACTTGCTGCTGCTCTTGTTTCTGTTTTTTCAACTCAGGCTTTGGTTTTTTCGCCGTTGTTTTCGTAAGTTGCACTTCCGCTTGCTCATTAACAGGCAATGGGGGAATAATGGCTTCCTCTGCTTGCGCTTTATGGGATTCACTCGCCACAGCCAGCTCTTGGGTTTGACCAATATTCACTTCCGTTAATTGTTTGGCTTGTGCTTCGATAGATAATTCCATCACCACCGAGGGGGGCGGCAATGACTCTTCCCATCGCGCATTGTGTGTTATCCAGATAAAAAACCCCACAATGGCAACATGCAGTGCCACGGCTAAAACCAGCCACCCGCCCATTTTCGAGGTTTTACTCACATACCCACTTTCAAACGTTATTGTGCTCATATTCATCTTACGTGCTTTTACAGAGTTGCAAATGATAATTAATAACGAATGCAAATGGAAATTATTTGTAAATAAATGTGATGATTACTTCACAAAATTAACGATTTTAAATCATCATATTGCTCGCACTTGTTGATTATTTCGGCGTGTACCAAACATAATCCGCATGCAAGTTATCGATTTCCTCGCCTTGCTCCGAAATAATCAATACTTTCAATGGCTCATCCGGCGCTAAATCGAGCACATGTAGCGGCACGCCAATTGCCCGCGTTGCATGATATCCACCTGCAAATAGTAATGCAGGTGCCGGAGCATCTAATAAGCCCTGCGCCATCGCCCTATCTCTTAACTGCTGGATCACCATCATCTTTATCGCTTGTTTATCATCCAACTCACCATTGTGTGAGCGCTTAATGGTTTCGCTGATCAATTCCTGAATAACAAGCTGAGTTGAATGTGCTCCCGTTAGTGTCGGTGGGTTGTCATAAGCCTTCAGCACAGCATCTCGATTAATATTTGCCGCTAAAACTGGGGATGGCTGAGCCAGTAAAGACTTCACTAATTCCCCATATTGCGCCCACGGCCAACCATTATTCCAATGCAAAACCTCTTGCAGTTTTTCATCTCGAATATACGGATTCCCTTGCATCTGTTTTTGAACATTGTTAACTCGACTTTGTTGATCAGGAGTGAGCATTTCCAGTAACACCGCACCTTGAGGGCGTATTTGCTGCATTTCTTGGGCTACCCATTGCTCAATTTGATGATGGTAAATATTGTCGTGTTTCTCCCCGACAATTACGCGAGGTGAGGCAGCAAGCTCTTGAATTAACTGCTGTGGAGTGATGGATTTCCCCGAATCTAAATCAATGATTTTGCCAGCTTGTGTGAGTTGAGGATCCAGTTGCAGAGCGGTTTTTGGTGTTTGCGAGGTACATCCTAACTGTGTGAAACTCAAAACGAAAAGCATCCCTAAACTCAACAGTGATGGCTTTTTCGTTAAATAATTCAAAGAACGTGCTGATATCATTATCTTTTCCATATAGTGACTTTGAAGCCATTCAAAATACAGATAATGATAATCATTTTCAAATAAAAAAGACTCCCATTAACCACAATGGAAGCCTTTATGCGGAACTCGATGATTAATCAATCATTCGAGAAACTATTATAATGAAACTAATTACAGTGGGTTCGTTTGAGCTTCCACTGCGGCTAGCGCCACCATGTTGACAATACGACGAACAGATGCGATTGGCGTTAAGACGTGGACAGGTTTCGCTACCCCCATCAGCACAGGACCCACAGTAACACCATCAGAACTTGTCACGCGCAGCAAGTTATAGCTAATACGCGCCGCTTCCATATTTGGCATAATCAGTAAGTTTGCTGAGCCTTTCAGTGGGCTATCTGGCATCACATCTTTACGGATAGACTCAATCAACGCCGCATCCGCATGCATTTCACCGTCAATTTCCAAGTTTGGTTCACGCGCTTTCACTAATGCCAATGTATCGCGCATTTTTTGTGCTGAGCCACAATCTGAAGAACCAAAGCTTGAGCGCGATAACAGCGCCACTTTTGGTTCAATACCAAATCGACGAACCGTATCCGCTGCCATTAACGTAATTTCCGCTAACTCTTCTGGCGTTGGATCTTCATTCACATAAGTATCGGCAATAAAGGTATTACCGGTTGGTAATAACAAGGCATTCATTGCCCCTGCAGTATGCGCACCTTCCCGGAAACCGAACAGGTCTTTGACGACTTGATAGTGTTCACTGTAGCTACCGATTGAGCCACAGATCATCCCATCAGCTTCACCACGCAGAACCATGATACCGCCGATAATCGTTGGGTTAGCAACTAATGCTCGACGCGCCATTTCTTGAGAAACACCACGGCGTTTCATGATTTGATAATATTCTTGCCAGTACTCTTTAAAGCGTGGGTCATTCTCATTGTTGACCACCTCAAAGTCTTTGCCTAGCTCAATATGCAGACCCAGTTTTTGGATGCGCATTTCAATCACACTAGGGCGTCCCACCAGAATAGGGAATGCTAAACCAAGGGAAACCAGCTCTTGAGTTGCGTGTAATACGCGCTCTTCTTCCCCTTCCGCTAATACGATGCGTTTTAGCTCTTTTTTCGCTTGAGAGAAAATTGGCTTCATAAATAAGTTTGTTTTATGGACAAACTGATTCAGTTTTTCAACATACGCATCCATATCCGCGATTGGACGTGTCGCGACACCTGATTCCATTGCTGCTTTTGCCACTGCTGGCGCAATCTTCACGATAAGGCGCGGGTCGAATGGTTTTGGAATGATATATTCAGGACCAAAGAATAAATCTTGGTTACCGTACGCTGAAGCAACTTCTTCACTTTGTTCCGCCAGCGCTAAGTCAGCGATAGCGTAAACACAAGCCAGTTTCATCTCTTCATTGATTGTTGTTGCGCCGACATCCAGCGCACCACGGAAGATGAATGGGAAGCACAGAACGTTGTTAACTTGGTTCGGGTAGTCAGAACGCCCTGTACAAATAATGGCATCTGGGCGAACTTCTTTCGCTAATGGTGGCAGGATTTCCGGCTCAGGGTTAGCTAATGCTAAGATCAGCGGATCCTTCGCCATGGTTTTCACCATTTCAGGTGTTAATAAGCGAGGGCCTGAACAACCTAAGAAAATGTCAGCATCAGGGATAGCATCCGCTAATGTACGCTGACCATTATCGTCAATGGCATACGCAGCTTTAGTCGCATCCATTCGCTCATCACGACCTTTATAAATCACCCCTTTTGAATCGCAAACGGTGATATTTTCGCGCTTTAATCCTAACGCCACTAATAAGTTCATACAGGCAATCGATGCGGCACCCGCACCGGATACGACTAAACGAACATCGCCAATTTCTTTTTTAACGATGCGCAGACCGTTAATCACCGCCGCGGTACAAATAATTGCGGTTCCGTGTTGGTCGTCATGGAACACAGGAATATTCATGCGTTCACGTAATTTTTGTTCAATATAGAAGCACTCTGGTGCTTTAATATCTTCGAGGTTGATACCGCCGAATGTTGGTTCCAGCGACGCGATGATATCAATCAGCTTATCAGGATCGGTTTCATCGACTTCAATATCGAAAACATCAATACCCGAGAATTTCTTAAATAGCACCCCTTTCCCTTCCATGACAGGCTTACCTGCCAATGCGCCGATGTTCCCTAACCCTAGTACCGCAGTACCGTTAGAGATAACACCCACAAGGTTACCTTTTGCTGTATAACGATACGCTTTTAGTGGTTCTTCTGCGATTTCTAGGCAAGGCACCGCAACACCTGGAGAATAGGCTAAGGCTAAGTCACGTTGAGTGGTTAACGGTTTGGTTGGTGTTACAGTAATTTTCCCAGGATGAGGAAACTCATGAAAATCGAGAGCACTTTGTTTTAATTTATCATCCATCATCAAGTCCTTTCAAAATTTGGTAAGGTAAGAGCCATCACAGTATAAACACATCTTGTTAGCAAATCATGATCACGCCTATGATTTCCAGAAAAATCTTTCAATTACAAGGAATTTACACGGATTTGCCATAAAAATACAATGGTGAATATCTAGACATACACAATATTGTTATTCATATCATTTTTTAAATTACTTTAATTTTTTCAATCTTAGTTATTATTTTTATGAAATTAATGTATTATTCTAAAGTTCGTTTTTTAGTCTTAAATATATCCAGCTCCATAATTTTCGCTCCCATTATTCAGGCTTTTATATAGCTAATTAATTCATCAATTAAGAATAATGAATTCATGCAATCTTAAATAGATTATATTTTAACTATATCAACTCTAGTTAATCTAATAAGTTATCAGACATAAAAAAGGAACCCACTATGTCTAATCACACGGTTATGATTATCGATGAACATCCTATTTTTCGTTTTGGATTATCCCATTTATTAAAGTCAAAAGCTGACTTTGACGTCACGGCGGAGGTTTCAAATAGTAAAGAAGCGTTGAATATCGCCACCAGTAAACAACCTAATATGATACTAATAGATACTATTCTTCATGGTAATAAAACATTTGAAACGATTCGATTACTACGTAAACATTGCGCTAACAGTTATTTACTGGTTCTTTCACTTTCGACGATGAAAACCGATATCTACGCCGCTATCGATGCCGGCGCTCAAGGTTATCTATTAAAAAATAGCGAACTCGATATGCTGCTTAATAGCATGAAAAAAGCAATGGAGGGGCACCATGTATTTAGCGAAAAAGTTTATCAGCATTTGATTACTCGACATCAATCTAAAGATCCACTTTCCACATTAACTCGCCGTGAATGCGAAATATTACACGAAATGGCAGCCGGATTAAAAAACAGAGAAATCTCTCAGTTATTATTTATTTCTGAAGAAACCGTTAAAGTTCACATTCGAAATATCTTAAAAAAATTACGAGTCCGATCTCGTTTAGAAGCCAGCTTAATATACATGCGTTCAAAATAATTCTATTTGATTTAATTTAATTAACGTAATTTGTATAAATTGATTATTTTATTGTTTATATATAATGTTATGAATATTAACTCTTCATTAGTTATTATTAAATCGCTTGTTAGATTAATAAATCTTTTCGATTCAAAGGGGTAGACCATAATTGTATTTTCCCTCATTATGTATGGCATACATTGTTCGCCATCAGAGGAAAATTATATGTCCAACACCCCTGCATCCCCTTATATCATGTACGGAATTAAAAACTGCGATACCATTAAGAAAGCTCGCCGTTACTTAGACGATAACGCAGTCGGCTACCAATTCCATGATTACCGCGTTGATGGCATCACTGATGAACTCCTCTCTACATTTTTGCAACACATCGATTGGGAAACCTTGGTGAATAAACGAGGTACAACTTGGCGCAAACTCAGCGATGAAGAGAAAAATGCAGTTGTCGATGCTGATAGCGCGAAAAAAGTCTTACTGGCTGAACCTGCAATGATCAAACGCCCTGTTCTTGTTTCTGCTAATGGTCATTACCTTGTCGGGTTTAACGCCGACGATTACCAAAAATTCACAAAATAAAAGGTGACTCAATGAACTGCCCTGTCATTGAACTTGCAAAACAACTTATCGTCCGTCCCTCTATCAGTCCAGATGACCAAGGTTGCCAAGATTTACTCATCAATCGTTTGAATAAAATCGGCTTTACGGTGGAAAAAATGCCTTTTGGGGACACCCTCAATTTTTGGGCTCATCGTGGCGGCACTGGAAAAACCCTCGCCTTTGCCGGTCATACTGATGTCGTCCCTGCTGGCGATCACAGTAAATGGCAAACTCCGCCATTTACTCCAACAATTATCAATCAACATTTATATGGTCGTGGTGCTGCCGACATGAAAGGCTCTATTGCCGCCATGATCGTTGCAGCTGAGCGCTTTGTAGAAAAACATCCAACTCATACTGGCCGCCTCGCGTTTTTAATTACCTCCGATGAGGAAGCTAAAGCGACTCACGGCACCGTAAAAGTGGTCGAGACGTTACAATCCCGTAATGAGCCTGTCGATTACTGCTTAGTGGGGGAACCGTCCAGCCAGTCTGCGCTTGGTGACATCATTAAGAATGGCCGTCGCGGCTCTATTACTGCTCACTTAACTATTTTGGGTACCCAAGGACACGTTGCCTATCCACATCTTGCTGATAACCCAGTACACCGAGCAACAGGCTTTCTGCAAGAATTAGTCTCGACTAAATGGGATGATGGTAACCAATATTTCCCAGCCACCAGCATGCAAATCGCCAATATCAATGCTGGTACAGGTGCCGATAACGTCATTCCTGGTGAACTAAAAGTACAATTTAATTTCCGTTTTAGCACCGAACTAACAGATACCATAATCCGCGAACGCGTGGCTGACATGTTAGAGCGTCACGGACTGAAATATCATTTAGATTGGTTCTTATCAGGTCAGCCATTCTTGACGGGCGACAGCGAATTAGTGAGTGCAACGGTGCAAGCCATCCAAGAAGTCACGGGGCGCTCAACCACCTTATCAACCAGCGGCGGCACCTCTGACGGACGTTTCATCGCCCAAATGGGTACTCATGTTATCGAGCTAGGTCCATTGAATGCAACAATCCATAAAGTGGATGAGTGTGTTAGCGTCGATGATTTACAACAGCTCGCTGTAATCTATGAACGTATCATGGAGCTTTTATTACTATGACTCTCTCCATCGAGATGTTAACTGGGCGCTCCACCGACCATTTAGTGACTTTGGGCGGTAATCACCGCCTACAGTTTAATACCACTAAAGCGTTTCTTGCCATGCAGCAAGCGGCGGCACGCGCCGGGTTTAAACTACAATCCGCCAGTGCTTTTCGTGATTTTTCTCGCCAGCAGATCATTTGGAATGAAAAATTTGCAGGTAAACGCCCTGTCCTTGATACCCATAGTCAACCGTTAGATATTTCAACATTATCTGAAGGGGAATTATGTGAAGCGATTTTGCATTGGTCTGCGCTACCAGGGGCGAGCCGTCACCACTGGGGTACTGAGATTGATGTTTACGATCCTCTTCGCATTCCTGCTGGGCAAACCTTGCAATTAGAACCTTGGGAATATCAAGAAGGGGGTTATTTTGCTGAGCTTAATCATTGGTTAACTGACAATATGGCGACTTTTGATTTCTACCGCCCGTTCACCGCTACCAATGCAGGTGTTGCACAAGAACCTTGGCATATTAGTTATTGGCCGTTGTCCCATGAAGCTGAGCTGCTATTGACGCCAGAAATTGTTAGGCAGGTGCTAACCGAAGAAGATATTAGTGGAAAAACCTGGTTATTAGATAACCTTGAGTATGTTTTTAACCACTATATTAGAGTGCCTGAATGATTTATCTGTCACTCAGTCTCTTGCTGAGTGACTCCTTTCCCCATCACGTCATCATAAATCTGGGTTATTCTGATCCGAATTTGACATATCGACGACAGGTAAGCGGTACATAAAAATCAGTAACCAACACATCCCTAAAAATAACCCAATTTTTAGCCAGCCATAACTAACCACCCAAATCGAAAAGGCAAACGTAATAACGATTAACGTCATGGCTTTCGGTTTTACACCTTTTGGTAGCGCACGATGCGCTTGCCAGTGACGTAAATACCCGCCAAACCATGAGCGATATAACAACCAATTATGGAAGCGTGGAGAAGAACGCGAAAAGCACCATGCCGCCAATAATAAGAAGCAGGTCGTTGGCATGACCGGTAAAATAGCCCCAAGAAAAGCTAAGCCAACAGCAATCCATCCTACTGTAATGAATATGATTTTCTTTATATTCATTCAGGCTCTCCCGTTACAACAAAAAACATGGTTAAATGACCCCACTAAAGCCAGCCAACTGCGTCATGTGGGCAGGCCTACACATTATTATGATTAAAATAAGAAGGCAAATATGCATTGGTTAGCCGATTACTGGTGGGTCATTCTACTGTTATTAGTCGGGGTCATTTGGAACTCAGTAAAAGAAATGATGCGTCTCGACCCCAAAAAGTATTTAGATGACAAACCTGAAATTCCGCCTCACAAAGATAATAATCACCTCTGGGATGATGAAGACGACGACTGGCCTAAAGACAAAAAGCGCTAATTTGTTGCCTTAAACTTTTCACCTCTTCAGGGTAATAGTCATTCAGCCACTGTGCGATTTCGGCTCTTGCCCGTTTTAACCACTGTTTTTGCCCTGTTAACCCGAGTTGCATGGCAATACGTTCAACAGATAGTCCTTGATAAAAATAAGCCCCAAGGGCAGAGCCTGTTATTTCAGCCGAATGTTGTCGCTGTAAAATCGCTAAAAAACGCTGTAATGACGCCTCACTTGCGGCTAACGAACGGTGGTAGTCGCTAAAGCCAACTAATTCTAGCCAATCTCCATCATCCAGTAGCTGCTCAGATGTGCTTTTCAGACAAAATTCATTCAGGTCATTTCGCCAAAATAGATCCCGCTGCAATCTCTGTTGCCCTAAATGGCAAATTGACTGAGCTTCTGCGGATAATGGCAATATCGCCATCGCCGTAAAACAACCACTACTCGCCTCAACATGCCGCCCAATTCGTACGATTTGGAACCCTGATGATTGCCAAAAAGCCAATAATTCAGGGGTTAAACCAAAGCTGACCGATAGGAAATCTAAACCTTCCTGAATGCCTTGCTCAATTTGCGATTCTAATAACCGGTAACCCATTTTTTGGCGACGATATCCAGCATTTACAGCGATACGCATCACTCGTCGAGAATCTAATCTCGGCGCTTGAGGGAAATAGCAATGCGCTGCGAGGGATTGAGCAACCAGATTTCCCCGTGGGCGTCGTTGTCCTGCCCAAATTTGCCAGCTCAATTTTTCATCTAACCCCCCTTCATCCACCATCCACACAGCGCCGATAACGTCCTGATTATGATG
The Providencia alcalifaciens DNA segment above includes these coding regions:
- a CDS encoding S9 family peptidase; amino-acid sequence: MRNRITTYCVITLLGLYAASSAAEDKMLAPIAKKQPHTMTIHGDQRVDNYYWLRDDNREAPEILEYLNQENTYATQQLELGEPLKQEIYDELLSRVKQDDESVPYNYNGYTYRSRVVAGKNYSIYERRPINSDGEWTVLVDGNQRAEGTEYYRMGALAISPDNTTIAIAEDRQGRNDYAVSFRKVDEAKWQENILTNTSGNIVWANDNRTLFYVNKDKQTLLPYQVVKHQYGTAQSADKLVYEEKDDTYYVSLAKSTSKDYILIGITSTETSEYRLLDANQPERDAIVLQPRKTGVEYYPDHFNGKFYIRSNHQHPLFGLYIADNATAPWVSFIAPRDDVDLEDFALFNNWLVIEERQNGLVNIRQISWLTHKEHSVRFDDPAYMAWIGNNPEPDTDKLRYGYSSMTTPSSVYEINMLTQEKQLLKQEEVKDFNKANYQSERIWITAQDGMKVPVSLVYRKDSFKQGKNPLLVYGYGAYGYGIDPSFSSSRLSLLDRGFVYAIAHIRGGGDLGKNWYIQGKTVHKMNTFTDFIDVTNALLAQGYGEKGHVYAMGGSAGGLLMGAVVNMAPDLYEGVVSAVPFVDVVTTMLDPSIPLTTGEYDEWGNPENEEDYWRIKAYSPYDNIKSQHYPHILVTTGLHDSQVQYWEPAKWVAKLRDLKQGNSLLLLETNMNAGHGGKSGRFNALDDIAREYSFILMLENKAKYFPNFK
- a CDS encoding energy transducer TonB, translating into MSTITFESGYVSKTSKMGGWLVLAVALHVAIVGFFIWITHNARWEESLPPPSVVMELSIEAQAKQLTEVNIGQTQELAVASESHKAQAEEAIIPPLPVNEQAEVQLTKTTAKKPKPELKKQKQEQQQVKKVQTTDSKASDAPVTSDAAALVQSQQIAAQLNSQSEALDSLQKQWEAMVLGKLNKYKRYPEDAGRRNRIGKPVVMFTVDSQGFLLDSSLVNSSGTRSLDKEAQQVLSRAAPLPVPPAEILKNGRITVRLPIDFTLNDK
- a CDS encoding ChaN family lipoprotein — its product is MISARSLNYLTKKPSLLSLGMLFVLSFTQLGCTSQTPKTALQLDPQLTQAGKIIDLDSGKSITPQQLIQELAASPRVIVGEKHDNIYHHQIEQWVAQEMQQIRPQGAVLLEMLTPDQQSRVNNVQKQMQGNPYIRDEKLQEVLHWNNGWPWAQYGELVKSLLAQPSPVLAANINRDAVLKAYDNPPTLTGAHSTQLVIQELISETIKRSHNGELDDKQAIKMMVIQQLRDRAMAQGLLDAPAPALLFAGGYHATRAIGVPLHVLDLAPDEPLKVLIISEQGEEIDNLHADYVWYTPK
- the maeB gene encoding NADP-dependent oxaloacetate-decarboxylating malate dehydrogenase, which produces MDDKLKQSALDFHEFPHPGKITVTPTKPLTTQRDLALAYSPGVAVPCLEIAEEPLKAYRYTAKGNLVGVISNGTAVLGLGNIGALAGKPVMEGKGVLFKKFSGIDVFDIEVDETDPDKLIDIIASLEPTFGGINLEDIKAPECFYIEQKLRERMNIPVFHDDQHGTAIICTAAVINGLRIVKKEIGDVRLVVSGAGAASIACMNLLVALGLKRENITVCDSKGVIYKGRDERMDATKAAYAIDDNGQRTLADAIPDADIFLGCSGPRLLTPEMVKTMAKDPLILALANPEPEILPPLAKEVRPDAIICTGRSDYPNQVNNVLCFPFIFRGALDVGATTINEEMKLACVYAIADLALAEQSEEVASAYGNQDLFFGPEYIIPKPFDPRLIVKIAPAVAKAAMESGVATRPIADMDAYVEKLNQFVHKTNLFMKPIFSQAKKELKRIVLAEGEEERVLHATQELVSLGLAFPILVGRPSVIEMRIQKLGLHIELGKDFEVVNNENDPRFKEYWQEYYQIMKRRGVSQEMARRALVANPTIIGGIMVLRGEADGMICGSIGSYSEHYQVVKDLFGFREGAHTAGAMNALLLPTGNTFIADTYVNEDPTPEELAEITLMAADTVRRFGIEPKVALLSRSSFGSSDCGSAQKMRDTLALVKAREPNLEIDGEMHADAALIESIRKDVMPDSPLKGSANLLIMPNMEAARISYNLLRVTSSDGVTVGPVLMGVAKPVHVLTPIASVRRIVNMVALAAVEAQTNPL
- a CDS encoding LuxR C-terminal-related transcriptional regulator gives rise to the protein MSNHTVMIIDEHPIFRFGLSHLLKSKADFDVTAEVSNSKEALNIATSKQPNMILIDTILHGNKTFETIRLLRKHCANSYLLVLSLSTMKTDIYAAIDAGAQGYLLKNSELDMLLNSMKKAMEGHHVFSEKVYQHLITRHQSKDPLSTLTRRECEILHEMAAGLKNREISQLLFISEETVKVHIRNILKKLRVRSRLEASLIYMRSK
- a CDS encoding ArsC family reductase; its protein translation is MSNTPASPYIMYGIKNCDTIKKARRYLDDNAVGYQFHDYRVDGITDELLSTFLQHIDWETLVNKRGTTWRKLSDEEKNAVVDADSAKKVLLAEPAMIKRPVLVSANGHYLVGFNADDYQKFTK
- the dapE gene encoding succinyl-diaminopimelate desuccinylase → MNCPVIELAKQLIVRPSISPDDQGCQDLLINRLNKIGFTVEKMPFGDTLNFWAHRGGTGKTLAFAGHTDVVPAGDHSKWQTPPFTPTIINQHLYGRGAADMKGSIAAMIVAAERFVEKHPTHTGRLAFLITSDEEAKATHGTVKVVETLQSRNEPVDYCLVGEPSSQSALGDIIKNGRRGSITAHLTILGTQGHVAYPHLADNPVHRATGFLQELVSTKWDDGNQYFPATSMQIANINAGTGADNVIPGELKVQFNFRFSTELTDTIIRERVADMLERHGLKYHLDWFLSGQPFLTGDSELVSATVQAIQEVTGRSTTLSTSGGTSDGRFIAQMGTHVIELGPLNATIHKVDECVSVDDLQQLAVIYERIMELLLL
- a CDS encoding M15 family metallopeptidase, translating into MTLSIEMLTGRSTDHLVTLGGNHRLQFNTTKAFLAMQQAAARAGFKLQSASAFRDFSRQQIIWNEKFAGKRPVLDTHSQPLDISTLSEGELCEAILHWSALPGASRHHWGTEIDVYDPLRIPAGQTLQLEPWEYQEGGYFAELNHWLTDNMATFDFYRPFTATNAGVAQEPWHISYWPLSHEAELLLTPEIVRQVLTEEDISGKTWLLDNLEYVFNHYIRVPE
- a CDS encoding DUF454 family protein, which translates into the protein MKKIIFITVGWIAVGLAFLGAILPVMPTTCFLLLAAWCFSRSSPRFHNWLLYRSWFGGYLRHWQAHRALPKGVKPKAMTLIVITFAFSIWVVSYGWLKIGLFLGMCWLLIFMYRLPVVDMSNSDQNNPDL
- a CDS encoding YpfN family protein; amino-acid sequence: MHWLADYWWVILLLLVGVIWNSVKEMMRLDPKKYLDDKPEIPPHKDNNHLWDDEDDDWPKDKKR